From a single Candidatus Defluviilinea gracilis genomic region:
- the msrP gene encoding protein-methionine-sulfoxide reductase catalytic subunit MsrP, with protein sequence MNDNYKSVAVQSSEITPHSQYLSRREFLKAAGFLSGSALLAACAPTVAATVIPGEEAPPVEVKFDELGDPANTFEDITNYNNYYEFSANKEAVAPLSKDFNTNPWTVEVYGLVKQPKTYGIEDLLGKFTQEERIYRLRCVEAWSMVIPWSGFTLSSILKEVTPTSNAKYVRFESVYRPEDLPGQASPFYPWPYQEGLRLDEAMNDLTILATGVYGEPMPNQNGAPIRLVVPWKYGFKSIKAVTKIELVEEQPSTLWNSVGATEYGFYSNVNPERPHPRWSQASERRIGELKRRPTLMFNGYAEQVAGMYAGMDLIENY encoded by the coding sequence ATGAACGACAACTATAAATCCGTTGCTGTACAATCATCCGAGATCACGCCGCATTCGCAATACCTTTCACGGCGCGAATTCCTCAAAGCCGCGGGCTTCCTGAGCGGATCGGCGCTTCTAGCGGCGTGCGCGCCCACGGTAGCCGCGACAGTCATCCCGGGGGAAGAAGCGCCGCCTGTCGAAGTCAAATTCGATGAATTAGGCGATCCTGCCAACACCTTCGAAGACATCACCAACTATAATAATTACTATGAGTTCAGCGCCAATAAGGAGGCGGTGGCTCCACTTTCAAAAGACTTCAACACCAACCCATGGACGGTGGAAGTCTACGGCTTGGTGAAGCAACCCAAAACCTACGGCATCGAAGATTTGCTGGGCAAATTCACCCAGGAGGAGCGCATTTACCGCCTGCGTTGCGTGGAGGCGTGGAGCATGGTCATCCCGTGGAGCGGGTTCACGCTTTCATCCATTTTGAAAGAAGTGACGCCGACTTCAAACGCAAAATATGTTCGCTTTGAATCGGTCTACCGCCCGGAAGACCTGCCGGGGCAAGCGAGTCCTTTTTACCCGTGGCCCTATCAGGAGGGGTTGCGCCTCGACGAAGCCATGAACGACTTGACCATCCTCGCCACCGGGGTATATGGTGAGCCGATGCCCAATCAGAATGGGGCGCCGATCCGCCTTGTTGTGCCGTGGAAGTATGGGTTCAAATCCATCAAGGCAGTGACAAAGATCGAACTGGTGGAGGAGCAACCGAGCACATTATGGAACAGCGTAGGAGCAACAGAATACGGCTTTTATTCGAATGTGAACCCGGAACGCCCGCACCCGCGCTGGTCGCAGGCATCGGAACGCCGCATCGGCGAATTGAAACGCCGCCCCACCCTGATGTTCAATGGGTACGCCGAACAAGTGGCTGGGATGTACGCCGGCATGGATTTGATCGAAAATTATTAG
- a CDS encoding sulfoxide reductase heme-binding subunit YedZ, translating into MLKKIFSRYTPLQIAIHIYAWSVLVILVFKLITGDLSANPIQELEQRTGRHAITLLILSLACTPLNTLFRWTELLKRRRALGLYAFMYATLHIIIFMFDYGLAWSFIVQNIIEKPYILVGLAGFLLLIPLAASSFDIWKKRLGKRWKRIHQTIYFIVPLLLLHYAWGKKGDFFALQGEIIRPLIYTVIAVILLVMRIPPIRRFLASLPSRILLLARKRGTQPETTA; encoded by the coding sequence ATGTTGAAAAAAATCTTTTCACGTTACACCCCTCTTCAAATTGCCATACACATCTATGCGTGGTCTGTGCTGGTCATCCTTGTGTTCAAACTCATCACAGGCGATCTCTCGGCAAACCCGATTCAGGAATTGGAGCAACGCACGGGACGCCATGCCATTACCTTGCTGATCCTGTCGCTGGCTTGCACGCCGTTGAACACGCTCTTCCGATGGACCGAACTTCTTAAACGCCGTCGCGCGCTGGGGTTGTATGCCTTCATGTACGCCACGCTCCATATCATCATCTTCATGTTCGATTATGGTTTGGCATGGAGTTTTATCGTTCAAAATATTATCGAGAAGCCGTATATCCTTGTAGGGTTAGCCGGTTTCCTCCTGTTGATTCCGCTTGCCGCCAGCTCGTTCGATATCTGGAAGAAACGCCTCGGCAAACGATGGAAACGCATTCACCAGACCATCTACTTCATCGTCCCGCTGTTGTTACTGCATTATGCGTGGGGTAAGAAAGGCGATTTCTTCGCCTTGCAAGGCGAGATTATCCGCCCGTTGATCTACACGGTGATCGCGGTCATTCTGCTCGTTATGCGTATTCCGCCTATTCGACGGTTTCTCGCCTCCCTGCCCAGCCGCATCCTGCTTCTCGCGCGGAAGCGGGGAACGCAGCCTGAGACGACTGCATAG
- a CDS encoding DsbA family protein — MPRKSTTTEEQPIPVSGNKTAVAEPATTLLDENTITFKASHFYAALSVLTFFFGLLAGYAVWGTDLFAKAGTAPQAANQAQVAEEPQVIRYDIPTEGYPAFGPEDAPITIVEFSDFQCPFCKRWFAEVYEPLLAEYEGQIRFVYRNLPLTSIHPDAFSAAEAALCANEQNAFWGFHDKLLSGDLLGSSVYTQYASDLNLNASSFDACMKAGTYRTMIQKDSDFAINMGVNSTPTFFINGLAVIGAQPIEVFRQVIDKELAGEFPQ; from the coding sequence ATGCCTAGAAAATCTACAACCACTGAAGAACAGCCCATCCCTGTTTCTGGTAACAAAACCGCCGTTGCCGAACCTGCGACCACCTTGCTAGACGAGAACACCATCACGTTCAAGGCGAGTCACTTTTACGCCGCGCTCAGCGTGTTGACGTTTTTCTTCGGTCTCCTGGCTGGGTACGCGGTGTGGGGAACCGACCTGTTCGCAAAGGCTGGCACCGCGCCTCAGGCGGCGAATCAGGCGCAAGTGGCGGAGGAACCGCAGGTTATCCGTTACGATATCCCGACCGAGGGGTATCCCGCTTTTGGTCCCGAAGACGCGCCCATCACCATCGTCGAGTTCAGCGATTTTCAATGTCCGTTTTGCAAGCGCTGGTTCGCGGAAGTGTACGAACCCCTGCTCGCGGAATACGAGGGGCAAATCCGCTTTGTGTATCGGAACCTGCCACTCACGTCCATTCACCCCGACGCGTTCTCAGCCGCCGAAGCCGCCCTGTGCGCCAATGAACAAAACGCTTTTTGGGGTTTCCACGATAAACTGCTCAGCGGAGATCTGTTGGGAAGCAGTGTGTATACCCAATATGCAAGCGATTTGAACCTGAACGCATCTTCCTTTGATGCTTGTATGAAGGCTGGCACGTATCGGACAATGATTCAGAAAGACAGCGATTTCGCCATCAACATGGGGGTCAACTCCACGCCGACCTTCTTCATCAACGGGCTGGCGGTGATCGGGGCGCAACCCATCGAGGTGTTCAGGCAGGTGATCGACAAGGAGTTGGCGGGCGAATTTCCGCAATAG
- a CDS encoding deoxynucleoside kinase — protein sequence MKKFVAVAGNIGVGKSTLVQMLCSRMGWEPFYEPVTQNPYLADFYANMDSWSFHSQVFFLTHRLRSHFQLSQHPSAVIQDRSVYEDAEIFAQNLYLQGHIQDRDYQTYRDLYETMLRFLPPPDLVIYLRASVSTLLGRISNRGRDYERTISAEYLRGLNNLYETWIDNFTLCPILAVPADDLDFVSHPGHLRLIVQKVDEKLTGKEEVVFEPEEVANAAQD from the coding sequence GTGAAAAAATTTGTTGCGGTGGCTGGGAATATTGGCGTGGGAAAATCGACGCTGGTGCAGATGCTTTGTTCGCGCATGGGCTGGGAGCCGTTCTATGAGCCGGTCACCCAAAACCCATACCTCGCCGATTTTTATGCGAACATGGATTCGTGGTCGTTTCATTCGCAGGTCTTTTTTCTCACCCATCGCCTGCGCTCGCACTTCCAACTCTCGCAACATCCCAGCGCGGTGATCCAGGACCGCAGTGTATACGAAGATGCCGAGATCTTCGCGCAAAACCTATATTTACAGGGGCATATTCAAGACCGCGATTATCAAACTTACCGCGATCTGTACGAGACGATGCTGCGCTTCCTCCCGCCGCCCGACCTGGTGATCTACCTGCGGGCTTCGGTGTCCACGTTGCTGGGGCGCATCTCGAACCGCGGACGCGACTATGAGCGCACCATTTCTGCCGAGTATCTGCGCGGACTTAACAACCTGTACGAAACGTGGATCGACAACTTCACCCTGTGCCCCATCCTTGCGGTTCCCGCCGACGATTTGGATTTTGTCTCACACCCCGGGCATTTGCGTCTCATCGTCCAAAAAGTGGATGAGAAGTTGACCGGCAAAGAGGAGGTTGTGTTCGAACCCGAGGAAGTGGCAAACGCGGCGCAGGATTAA